Below is a window of Verrucomicrobiales bacterium DNA.
AGGCAATTCCCACACTTTGGACAACATTCCCTTCGTCCTGATCGGCGGAGGCTTCGGTTTCCAGATGGGACGCTCCCTCAACTTTGACAAGGTGCCGCATAACCGGCTTCACCTCGCCCTCGCCCACGCGGTTGGCCACAAGCTGGAGACGTTTGGCAAGGCGGCGCTTTGCGACAAGGGACCGCTGTCTCTGAGTTAGTGATCATTTTTGGATCTGCTCCATCAGGGACTGAAGGCGCTTTGGCGACACCGGTTGCGCCGTGCCCAGTTCCTGAGCGAAGACCGAGACTTTGTACTCCTCCAGGAGCCACCTGAATTGCTGCACTTCGTCTCTCTCCTGCATTCCTGGAGTCTGCCAGCGCGTGAGGGCATCGCTGAAGGGTTGGACCAGGCGCGCCCGCTCCTGATCCTTGGCGGGGTTTACGCTGGCGCGCTCCGCTCGCACCAGCATTGCCTTCAAATAGCGCAGCAGATGGGGAAGCTGCTCGTGGGGGGTGAGTTCCAAAAAGCGCTTGCCGATGAGACGATCCAAGTCCGAGCGCAGCGAGGTGTAGGGCTTCTTGAAGACCAGCAGTTCCTGTCGCCGCTGCAAGATCATCCCTACCAGGTCCACGAAGGGAGGGACGAGGCCTTTGGTCCGCTCCTGCGCCATGGTCACGGCCGCGCGGAAACTGGGTTCATCGAGTTGCGACGGCGGTGGAAAGAGATGCTTCTTGAGGTGCGTAAGCGCGCCCTGCACCAACTCGTCGCCGGTTCCCAGAGTGGCGAAGAGAATTTTGTGGCGCTCGAGTGACTTCAGGTCCTTTTGCAGCCATGCCAACTCGCGGGTAACTGAGAGTTCCACGAGCCGAGCCCAGGCGGGAGCGGTGGACCGTTTGGCCTCGTCGGGCTTGCGGAACAGGCGAAGGCAGACTTCCTCATCTTCCAGCTTGAGACCAGGGAAAGCCAGCATCGCGCTTCCGCCGGGCCCGCTGAGCTCCAATCGCTCGGGGATCGCTCCCAGCGACCACGTGGTCAACGCGTCCTTTTCCCACTGCCGAGTGGCCGTTTTCCACAGCTCATCCAGCGCCGGGGCCTTGACGGTGGTCAGCCGCTTTTCCAGGGCCAGGAGATCGCGGCTCCAGGCTAACGTTTTGCGGTCGGGCCCGAGCACCTCCACGCGCGGTCGCAGATGGTTCGGCAGCTGCTCCGGAGTCCAGGTGCCGGAGGGGACGATCACCCGATACTTCTTCGAAATAAAGGCGGCCAGCTCGTCGAGAAACCGATCGCCGGTCGGACGAAATTCCGCAGCAATCTCCTTCACCTTGGGCGCGAAGGGCTGAAGGTCACGGCGTAAGGCTTTCGGAAGCTCCCGCAACAAATGGCTAATTTGCTCTTCCCGCAGCCCGGGAACGCTCCAGACCACCGTTGTGTCCTTCAAGGCAGCGAGCATTCCCAGGGGCACTTGCAGCGTGGGACCGTCATGCTCCTCGCCGGGAGCGTAGGCGTAGGTGATCGCCACGGGCTGTGCCCCGACTTGAACCGAGGTGGGAAAGGCCGAAGCATCGAAACTGAGATCGAGATCGCCGATGAGCTCCGACTCTGGAATGCACAGGAAGTCGGGCTCGATGGGGAGCCGACGGCGGAGGAGCTCGTTTAACTCGTGAACAGAACTCACCCCCGTCAACTGGGGGAGGTAAAAACGGAACAAGGCATCGTCGACGTTGCCCAGCGCATGATGCCGGGTGCGCGTGCGCCACATTTCGATTTTCTCCCGCAGCAGGCGGTTTTTCTCAAAGAACCCAACACTATGGATCTGCCATCTTCGGCGTCCCGGAACGTGTGGAGTCCGGTGTTGCGAAGGAAGATGGGCTCCTCCTTCGGCCCGGGCGGGCTCGGTTTCGTCCTCCCCCAGCAGTCCCTCCTCAACCAGCGCGGAGCGCACAAAGATCTCCGTAGCCGTCTGAGGTTCGATCGGTCCGTAGGCCACTCGACGCGTGGCCACCTCCAGGCCTTGAAAGGTGATTCGCTCCCGGGCCATCACCTGGCCAAAGGCCGGTTCCCATCTCGGCTGATCATAGGTCCGCTTACACAAATGGGCACCCAAGTCCGCGATCCATTCGGGCTGAATGCCCACCAAGGTGCGGGCGAACAGCCGACTGGTCTCGACGATCTCTCCGGCCACGATCCATTCGGGCTGCTTCGACTTCGGAGCGGGGGGCCGATCCTTGGATTCTCCTCGTCTGGCCGGAGGTGGCTGGGGAGTCGGTTTGTCGTGCAAAGCCGACCCCGGAAAAACGGCCACCTGCCGATTGCCGGTCGCCTTGTAGAGGTTACGCTCCGCACGCTGGGCGACATGCCCGAGAAACCCGCTCAGGATGGAGCGGTGAATGGCCTTGAACCGAGGATCATCAGGCTTCGTGGCCGAGGTCGGGACGCTGACTACCGGCGTTTTGGAAGCGGCTCCGTCCGAGCGCTCGAGGTTTCCCGAGGCGGGCTTCCCTTCGTCGTCCTCCTCGTCATCCAAGCTCTCGAAGGCGTAGTGGCTGAGAACGTCGTGGAAGGTCGACGAGAGCTGACCGTGGATCTCGACCCACTCCCGCATGCGCAGGTAGGAGAGATAGTTGGCTTTGCAGAACTTCCTCAGCTGCCCCTGGGTCTTGAGCTTCTCCCACTGATCGTGAAACGTATCCCAAAGATTCAGCAGGGTTAGGAAGTCCGAACCTGGATGCTGGAATTTACGGTGGGCGGCGCTAGCCGCATTCGCGTCGTCGAACGGCCTCTCGCGTGGATCCTGAATGCTCAGGCCTGAGGCAATCACCAAAACCTCTTCCAAAACCCCTTCCCGACTCGACTGCAGCACGATCCGCGCGATGGTTGGGTCGACCGGCAGTTTGGCTAAATCCTGTCCGAGGGGAGTCAGCTGTCGTTGCTCGTCGATCGCCCCCAGTTCCCTCAGTAACTCGTAACCGGCACGAATGGCGGCCGGCGATGGTACTTCCAGGAATGGAAACGTCTCGATCTCGCCAAGCCGTGCGGCCTTCATCCGCAGGATAACTTCGGCCAGGTTGGATCGTTGGATCTCGGGCTGGGTGAACTCCGGACGAGCCAGAAAGTCCTCTTCGGAATAGAGCCGGATGCAGACGCCGTCACTCACCCGTCCGCTTCGTCCTTTGCGCTGATTCGCGCTCGACCTCGACACGGGTTCCACCGGAAGCCGCTTGGTGCGGGTGCGCGGGTTGTAGCGGCTGATGCGCGCCAATCCTGCATCGACGACGTATCGAATGCCCGGAATGGTAATCGAGGTCTCCGCAATATTGGTCGCCAATACCACCTTGCGCAGATTCGAGCCGCCAAAAGCCCGCTGCTGATCCGCTCCCGACAGCCGTCCGAACAGCGGAATCAGATCGACGCCTCCTACGCCGCGGGACTCCAAAAGATCCCGAAGCTCTCGAATATCCCGTTCTCCCGGCAGGAAGACTAGAATGTCGCCCGTGTAGGTGCTGGTGAGCACATCCTCCACGGCGGTCGCGGCCGCATCGACATATGTCTGATCGCCGCTTTCCTCGGCGAGCTCATCCAGCGGGGCGTAGCGAACTTCCACCGGAAACACCCGCCCAGAGACCTCGATGATGGGGGCATCTCCAAACGCCGCCGAGAAGCGGGCCGTATCGATGGTTGCCGAGGTAATGATGAGTTTGAGATCAGATCGACGCTTGATCAGTTGCCGTAGGTGCCCCAGCAAGAAATCAATATTCAATGATCGCTCATGCGCTTCGTCGATGATGATCGCATCGTATTCCGTCAGATTGGGATCCCCCTGCACCTCGGCCAGGAGGATGCCGTCGGTCATGAACTTGATGAAGGTCTTGGACGATGTTTCGTCGGAGAACCGAATTTTGCATCCGACCTCACGCCCATGGTTGACCCCCAGTTCCTCGGCCACCCGGCGGGAGATCGAAGTGGCCGCCACTCGGCGAGGCTGGGTGCACCCGATCTTTCCGCGAACTCCCAGCCCTGCTTCTAAACACATTTTCGGAAGCTGAGTCGTCTTCCCGGAGCCCGTTTCTCCCGCCACGACCACCACCTGATGAGTGCGGATCGCCTGAACGATGTCATCCCGACGGCCACTCACCGGGAGCGCTGGAGGATACGACACCTCCGGACGGTTGGCCGCCCGCAGCGCACAGGCCTCGGCCGAGCGCTGGGCCGCGTGGCGCAATTGAGTGATCTCCTGGAGCAGTGCAGAAGGGGCAGCCTGGCCGCGCTCCCGCAGCAGCACCGCCAAACGTGACCCGAGCCGAACCTGGTCAAACAGGAGGCATTCCGGGAGAAGACGTTTGAGATCGTCCAAGGGGTCCATGGGAATTCGATGCGTCGGAAGTGCGGCTCCTCAGCCCATTGCCGGTCTAGCCGAGGGGCGAAGCGGACCGCTTACGTAGCGGCGCCGGGCCTGGGCTTCACAGCGCGGAATGCGGCGGCTTGGGGTTGGTGTTGCGGATTCGTTCGATCTCGACCGTCCGAAGCGTGTCGTTCATCTCCGTTTGTTGACTCTGGAGGCGTCGGATCGCCTTCCCATGCTCGATCACGATCTTGTTGAGTTCATCCGCCATCCGTTCCAGTTCAGCGACATGAGACTCCAGACTCACAAACCGTTGCTCCCCAGGTCCGGAAGACGGGTGATCGCTTGGTTCGGTTCGATTACTCATTCCGCTATGGTGCGGAAAAGAGGGGTGCCAGGGCAATGCTGGATTAGCTCATTTTCAAGTGGCGATGGCTCCGGGGGGGCTGAGGGAGGTTCGAGCAGTTCTAGAGAAAGCTAAGACGGAAGGTTTAACCACGGATTTTTCGGATGACTCGGATGGAAAAGAAGAAGGCCCCCCGACTCCGTGTGTTCTGTGTGTTCCGTGGGCAAAACCCTTCCTTGGAGGTTGTCTCGGCTTTCCATTCGAGCCTTGTAGGAGCCGAGGTGACGAGGCTTGGTTCTTGGAGGAAACCTGGCTATGATCGGGCTGATCGGCAAGATCCGTCGGTTCTCACTGATTGAGTGCTCCTCCGCGTTCTCCGCGCCTCCGCGAGAAACGATCCCTCCCCTGACTCGGAAGGACTGCCGGAATCTCTCGCGGAGGCGCGTAGAGGAAAGAGTTCATGGCGAGAGTCGAGGAGCTACGGAGTGGTGCTGCGCGGACGGGCCGCGGGGCGCAACGCCCTGGTGACGGCGGACTTGATGCCGTTTCCCCGCAGGTTAAAGCCGACCACCTTACCGGCCGGGTCCAGAACCAGCGCACTCGGGAAGTTCTCGATCCCAAGTGACACAATGAGCGGGTGCTGGATGGGGCTAGTCAACGCGCACACCTGGCCTGGAACTTTCCTGGCTTCCACGAACTTGCGACAGGCCGTGGCATCGCCGTCGATGTTCCACATCAGCAGTTCCACCTGCGCTGGTGCGTTGCCGGCCGGCTGCACCAAATCTCGAAGCATTTTAAGCTCATTATCGTTCATGTTTCGAGCACTCCAGAGATACAGAACACCCACCTTGCCCTGGAAGATCTGCTGCGTAATAGGTTTCCCGTCGAGTCCTTCAACCTGAAACGCAGGGAGCTTGCGGCCAGCCTTCAGCAGTCCCCGCACCACCAGGTCGATGGGTGCAAGATCGAAGGGCGCTCCATCCCCTGTGCCCGCCGGAATCTGAACCTCGTGGCTCACGAAGCCCAGTTGACGTGAGTTGTAGCCCTCCGGGTCATGTTCGTTGGGCGAAATCTGAATGCTATACCGCCCGGGCATCACGTTCTCGACCTCGAAGGTCCCGTTCGGACGAAACACGAGTGCGTAGCTGTGTCGATTCCTCTGCACTTGCAAGCCCTGGGGGCTGCTCATGAACTGACTGAGCTCTGCCTCATATTTCCGAATCCGTTCGGCGCGAATCGCGCTATTCGTCTCCCCTTTCAACCGAAGCATCGGGAAGCCCTCCTCCTGCGTGGACAACCAGGTCATTCGGTGAACGTCAGCGGTCCAGTCGATCATTTCCGGATCGGCTCCGGACAGACGCACACCCCCCCGAACCAGGCGTCCCGCCCCTCCCAGGACAATCTCCGATGTTTCACCCGGGCGCACATAAACCAGTGTATCATGGCTGTAGGGAGTATCCGCATTGCGTCGATTGGTGAATTTGTATTCCAAGCTGACTTGCCGGAGCCCGGGCGGGACCTTGTCGAACACGAAACGGCCATTGCCAGCCGGGAGCGTCCTGAATCCCAAGGACGTGGCAGAGATTCGGTCACCGGAATCCCCGGTGCCCAACCAGAAGGTCTGAAGGCGCAGCTGCTGCATGACCGGCTTCCAGTTGCCGTCACCCACTTGGAAAGTTCCTTCGATTCGGCCGTATTCTTGAAGTTTAACCTGGCGATCCACCTTGAGTTCGTCCACCGAGATATCGGCGAACCCGGAATCGTGAACGGCGACCACTCGCGAGGCGAACAGCCGCGGCTGAAACTCGAAACGTCCTTCGGAATCGCTCTTCGTCTGGTCGGAGTAGTTGCTGGAGCGGCTCGGCTGGCCTGGCTTTTCCAGATAGACGGACTCCTGGGCACTCAGAAGCGTGAGGGTCGTATTGGCCAGGGGCTTCCCGGCTGGATCCAGCAGCACCCCGCTCAGCCCTCGGCCGGGATGCAATTCGAAGTCTTGCGTGATGCTTTGAACCCCCTTCACTTCCTGGCTCACCATCGGAAGGTATCCTGGCGCTTCGATCATGACGGCCAGTCGACTATTGGATCCATAGTTTTGCAGCCTTACCGAATACGCACCGTTGCGACCCCGGAAGGTATTGTAGCGTTCCCACTGAATCGGAGTTCCGACATTGTAGCTCCATCCCCGGAGCACTCGGAAATCACGAATCGGCTTGCGCGTCACTGCGTCGATAACCGTGCCCGAGGCTGTGTAATGACGGTAAACAGTCAGACGCAACTCCTGCTTGGCGTTCCAGTCGAGACTATACCGGTTCTGTTGGTAGTCTGCTTTGGTCAAACGCAGCATCACTGTGCCAGGGGCGGCGTTGCTCCAAGCGAATCTCCCCTGCTC
It encodes the following:
- a CDS encoding carboxypeptidase regulatory-like domain-containing protein, translating into MPPLETIRGWLRTRRALGLLIQLGITWLGLALAGAAERQEGERFHPVRLSMPNPVVPSAAGRGLLLRLSPGRQAFEGVTFAMGGAVELLGLDAARQGEWVPPQSEVFPLADDGKLGTLHLLHGLIGEVRAGTPVMAVVFLYADGMARLTRIAAGVHVRPLNQSRPLADPHSRVVWTESSAGVPGGGSAICLTRLPNPRPGEPLRGIQFVSMFSDASPLVVAAAWEGERPPSMIEKKPTSLEKRAASLSDDAWRRPLRLKVTEKLGGAPITNAEAFLSISDGEVRFLLDKVRLNAVGEGTVHYPPAHTVSFDLVVRAPGKDPVILSQSRAVEGAFPETITTELSPGIQVGGTVRDAAGKPITGAFVTAYVLTSFRGRSWGRADLETVRTDSQGQWTLSSLPAEAEGVDFEVTHPGFVTRRFRIDSASASTDRWSRASLVERAAVATLEPAPQLTLTVNDDGAKPLAQVLVSTLKQGRLPAVPLGRTDERGQFVVSAIDIPSESGLLLEAPGFAPHLVRTSIGDSSESVSVALTKPVVLTGVVQDQQGAPVPGMEVRLETWNETPLFPWKSVTDEQGRFAWSNAAPGTVMLRLTKADYQQNRYSLDWNAKQELRLTVYRHYTASGTVIDAVTRKPIRDFRVLRGWSYNVGTPIQWERYNTFRGRNGAYSVRLQNYGSNSRLAVMIEAPGYLPMVSQEVKGVQSITQDFELHPGRGLSGVLLDPAGKPLANTTLTLLSAQESVYLEKPGQPSRSSNYSDQTKSDSEGRFEFQPRLFASRVVAVHDSGFADISVDELKVDRQVKLQEYGRIEGTFQVGDGNWKPVMQQLRLQTFWLGTGDSGDRISATSLGFRTLPAGNGRFVFDKVPPGLRQVSLEYKFTNRRNADTPYSHDTLVYVRPGETSEIVLGGAGRLVRGGVRLSGADPEMIDWTADVHRMTWLSTQEEGFPMLRLKGETNSAIRAERIRKYEAELSQFMSSPQGLQVQRNRHSYALVFRPNGTFEVENVMPGRYSIQISPNEHDPEGYNSRQLGFVSHEVQIPAGTGDGAPFDLAPIDLVVRGLLKAGRKLPAFQVEGLDGKPITQQIFQGKVGVLYLWSARNMNDNELKMLRDLVQPAGNAPAQVELLMWNIDGDATACRKFVEARKVPGQVCALTSPIQHPLIVSLGIENFPSALVLDPAGKVVGFNLRGNGIKSAVTRALRPAARPRSTTP
- a CDS encoding SlyX family protein; its protein translation is MSNRTEPSDHPSSGPGEQRFVSLESHVAELERMADELNKIVIEHGKAIRRLQSQQTEMNDTLRTVEIERIRNTNPKPPHSAL
- the hrpA gene encoding ATP-dependent RNA helicase HrpA, which produces MDPLDDLKRLLPECLLFDQVRLGSRLAVLLRERGQAAPSALLQEITQLRHAAQRSAEACALRAANRPEVSYPPALPVSGRRDDIVQAIRTHQVVVVAGETGSGKTTQLPKMCLEAGLGVRGKIGCTQPRRVAATSISRRVAEELGVNHGREVGCKIRFSDETSSKTFIKFMTDGILLAEVQGDPNLTEYDAIIIDEAHERSLNIDFLLGHLRQLIKRRSDLKLIITSATIDTARFSAAFGDAPIIEVSGRVFPVEVRYAPLDELAEESGDQTYVDAAATAVEDVLTSTYTGDILVFLPGERDIRELRDLLESRGVGGVDLIPLFGRLSGADQQRAFGGSNLRKVVLATNIAETSITIPGIRYVVDAGLARISRYNPRTRTKRLPVEPVSRSSANQRKGRSGRVSDGVCIRLYSEEDFLARPEFTQPEIQRSNLAEVILRMKAARLGEIETFPFLEVPSPAAIRAGYELLRELGAIDEQRQLTPLGQDLAKLPVDPTIARIVLQSSREGVLEEVLVIASGLSIQDPRERPFDDANAASAAHRKFQHPGSDFLTLLNLWDTFHDQWEKLKTQGQLRKFCKANYLSYLRMREWVEIHGQLSSTFHDVLSHYAFESLDDEEDDEGKPASGNLERSDGAASKTPVVSVPTSATKPDDPRFKAIHRSILSGFLGHVAQRAERNLYKATGNRQVAVFPGSALHDKPTPQPPPARRGESKDRPPAPKSKQPEWIVAGEIVETSRLFARTLVGIQPEWIADLGAHLCKRTYDQPRWEPAFGQVMARERITFQGLEVATRRVAYGPIEPQTATEIFVRSALVEEGLLGEDETEPARAEGGAHLPSQHRTPHVPGRRRWQIHSVGFFEKNRLLREKIEMWRTRTRHHALGNVDDALFRFYLPQLTGVSSVHELNELLRRRLPIEPDFLCIPESELIGDLDLSFDASAFPTSVQVGAQPVAITYAYAPGEEHDGPTLQVPLGMLAALKDTTVVWSVPGLREEQISHLLRELPKALRRDLQPFAPKVKEIAAEFRPTGDRFLDELAAFISKKYRVIVPSGTWTPEQLPNHLRPRVEVLGPDRKTLAWSRDLLALEKRLTTVKAPALDELWKTATRQWEKDALTTWSLGAIPERLELSGPGGSAMLAFPGLKLEDEEVCLRLFRKPDEAKRSTAPAWARLVELSVTRELAWLQKDLKSLERHKILFATLGTGDELVQGALTHLKKHLFPPPSQLDEPSFRAAVTMAQERTKGLVPPFVDLVGMILQRRQELLVFKKPYTSLRSDLDRLIGKRFLELTPHEQLPHLLRYLKAMLVRAERASVNPAKDQERARLVQPFSDALTRWQTPGMQERDEVQQFRWLLEEYKVSVFAQELGTAQPVSPKRLQSLMEQIQK